The following proteins are co-located in the Trichormus variabilis 0441 genome:
- a CDS encoding DUF3987 domain-containing protein, with protein MYAQTGKGANAPTIDVAQICQQLKALGFNQNDAVCLRAFYPSNDPRKTNDKGRKAETNNLDELVEIVRQFQSEGRGVYLVVNGPGHRDQDITNCRALFIEHDDLDKEVQRELWRSLKLPEPSLQIDTGGRSIHSYWVFDQFINPQQWKRLQADLLEYADADRALKNPSRVMRLAGCLHFSLNNQSNGQTTIISNSGKLYSFEELRKSIPCYKPQSQENAPVADDWADMRKLSPYLDGYQTGGRKGWITCKCPAHDGDSHDSLHVNEATGKFRCHGGCNTKDVFRAALDIAKSKGHIAPEKHQQAIAQPSKVLIHTTATIPYDDIKAEYINLLDSQVSKSEISRFKTEANKKYYPVKLDNFLGNVEAEHRKSEDNELIREDIQTILRCSKINLDVRQFLPRTIATALMLFGRNQSLPETSLMMCLISVVSSSHMVGTKVLIGNRHNEFYQNPAINHALVGESGTGKSIIFRALVKKPLNALREEEVKRFKEESEEYNRDLAAWEKSDKSTPQPEAPKPVNKMYLTGSTLEGLKDYIAKAPEYSILNVVDELSGLFGGFNQYKRGQGNDRQEFLSLYDGDGFSEAKVSKNICVGANNTAWLGGLQPSILHQYFQIGASDGLLPRFTFSILNEDIRLLPDESAPVIDLTGLLQGLYRATLNCAPQTYHITDEAYQYFRSVDNKWQLEAGRLPNGALKEFLKKCTGLLGRVSLNLHLIHELSDSFCETPPAIIPLIRVQQAAGIVEHLLTQIQTVHLQIAGESTQSAILAMIKLSIKRQSLGEEGWLTARDVSLSQNAKGRMKSAEVRELMTKAVDMGYGELRGTGKRLEFRTNKVVDDLLATDKKASTTVKTRSSEENSQNSVDDCRRFVDNYFSPETIVKTELQKKQSDFVDDVDNFSHEVKVKTLVEPQTDTPVVNLDENLHRESSTTSTNQDRYSESIGRNSFEPVS; from the coding sequence ATGTATGCACAAACAGGCAAAGGAGCAAATGCTCCTACAATTGACGTAGCTCAAATCTGTCAACAACTTAAAGCTCTTGGATTTAATCAAAATGATGCAGTCTGTCTCCGCGCTTTTTATCCTAGCAACGATCCACGAAAAACCAATGATAAGGGGAGAAAGGCAGAAACTAATAATTTAGATGAACTAGTCGAAATTGTTAGGCAATTTCAATCAGAGGGTAGAGGGGTTTACTTGGTTGTGAATGGCCCTGGACATAGAGATCAAGATATCACTAACTGTCGCGCACTTTTTATTGAACATGACGATTTAGATAAAGAAGTACAGAGAGAATTATGGCGATCGCTCAAACTGCCAGAACCAAGTTTGCAGATAGATACTGGCGGTAGGTCTATACATAGTTATTGGGTTTTTGACCAGTTCATCAATCCTCAGCAGTGGAAACGCCTGCAAGCTGACTTACTGGAGTATGCAGATGCAGATCGCGCACTCAAAAATCCATCGAGGGTGATGAGGCTGGCCGGGTGTTTGCACTTTTCACTCAATAACCAAAGCAACGGACAAACAACAATTATTTCTAACTCAGGCAAGCTTTATTCTTTTGAAGAATTAAGAAAATCAATACCTTGTTACAAACCACAATCACAAGAAAATGCCCCTGTGGCTGATGATTGGGCTGATATGCGAAAGCTTTCTCCATATCTAGATGGATATCAAACAGGGGGGCGCAAAGGATGGATAACCTGTAAGTGTCCTGCTCATGATGGTGACAGTCATGATAGTTTACACGTTAACGAAGCTACAGGAAAATTTCGCTGTCATGGTGGGTGCAATACTAAAGATGTTTTTAGAGCTGCTCTAGACATCGCTAAATCAAAAGGCCATATCGCTCCAGAAAAACACCAACAGGCGATCGCCCAACCATCAAAAGTTCTTATTCACACTACAGCCACCATTCCATACGACGATATTAAAGCTGAGTACATCAATTTGCTAGATTCTCAGGTTTCAAAATCAGAAATAAGTCGTTTTAAAACTGAGGCAAACAAAAAGTATTATCCTGTAAAGTTAGACAATTTTCTAGGCAATGTAGAAGCAGAACATCGTAAGTCTGAAGATAATGAACTGATAAGAGAAGACATTCAAACAATATTAAGATGTTCCAAGATTAATTTAGATGTTAGGCAGTTCTTACCAAGAACAATAGCGACAGCCTTAATGTTATTTGGGCGCAACCAATCGCTACCAGAGACCTCATTAATGATGTGTTTAATCAGCGTAGTTAGCTCATCTCACATGGTTGGTACAAAGGTTTTGATCGGAAATAGGCACAATGAATTTTATCAAAATCCAGCTATTAACCATGCTTTAGTTGGTGAGTCTGGAACTGGTAAGTCAATCATCTTTAGAGCTTTGGTTAAAAAGCCCCTAAATGCTCTAAGAGAGGAAGAAGTTAAACGATTTAAAGAAGAATCAGAAGAATACAACAGAGATTTAGCTGCATGGGAAAAATCTGATAAATCCACTCCACAACCAGAAGCACCAAAGCCAGTAAACAAGATGTATTTAACTGGCTCCACATTGGAAGGATTGAAAGATTACATTGCAAAAGCACCAGAATACTCAATACTGAATGTTGTTGATGAATTATCAGGTTTGTTTGGTGGATTCAATCAATACAAGCGTGGTCAAGGTAATGACCGCCAAGAATTTCTCAGTTTGTATGATGGTGATGGATTCAGTGAAGCTAAAGTATCAAAGAACATTTGTGTTGGGGCAAATAACACAGCTTGGCTTGGTGGATTACAACCCTCCATTCTTCATCAATATTTTCAGATTGGCGCAAGTGATGGATTACTACCCAGATTTACTTTTTCAATACTGAATGAAGATATACGTCTACTACCAGATGAGAGCGCACCGGTTATTGACTTAACTGGACTGCTTCAAGGACTGTACAGGGCAACACTTAACTGTGCGCCTCAGACGTACCATATTACAGATGAGGCTTACCAATATTTCCGTAGTGTGGACAATAAATGGCAACTTGAAGCCGGAAGGCTTCCAAACGGTGCTTTGAAAGAGTTCTTGAAAAAGTGTACAGGGTTGTTGGGACGGGTATCCTTAAATCTCCATCTCATCCATGAACTATCAGATTCTTTTTGTGAAACTCCACCAGCAATCATTCCCTTAATTCGAGTACAACAGGCTGCGGGCATCGTTGAGCATCTATTAACACAGATTCAGACAGTGCATCTACAAATAGCTGGGGAATCAACACAGTCTGCAATTTTAGCCATGATTAAGCTTTCTATAAAACGCCAATCACTTGGTGAGGAAGGATGGCTCACTGCAAGAGATGTCAGCCTCAGCCAAAACGCTAAAGGCCGGATGAAATCAGCCGAGGTTAGAGAACTGATGACTAAGGCAGTAGATATGGGTTACGGGGAATTAAGAGGAACTGGTAAACGATTAGAGTTTAGAACTAATAAAGTTGTAGACGATTTGTTGGCTACTGATAAAAAAGCCTCAACCACTGTAAAAACAAGAAGTTCAGAAGAAAATAGTCAAAACTCTGTAGATGATTGTAGACGATTTGTAGATAATTATTTCTCTCCTGAAACCATCGTGAAAACTGAATTACAGAAAAAACAGTCTGATTTTGTAGACGATGTAGACAATTTTTCTCATGAGGTGAAGGTCAAAACATTGGTTGAGCCACAAACAGATACTCCAGTTGTGAACTTGGATGAAAATTTACATAGAGAATCGTCTACAACATCTACAAATCAAGATCGTTATTCCGAAAGTATTGGTAGAAATAGCTTTGAGCCTGTTTCTTAA
- a CDS encoding NACHT C-terminal helical domain 2-containing protein, translating into MANQDHLSEILDRILKGNQTEADIDQLLRSLKTVNGILQSVSQNGKFNNNIGQITGGDIQIGDRIYQGADAEIIREIIRSLLEELKATGQFVPFKEQNQQSVDKLVQQVQSRIHDDIQRLHGTMPLWGVDHWVPLGDLFVDVNILEELSSSRKSELDDLWQDFTTGIERYSGDRSLDRIGLGKERQRVSGLEVLEKNTNLMVVGKPGSGKTTYLQRIVTECNAGNLQAHRIPALIKLREFVEDGRKFAYSLERYFEQCWQLSNKEIHLIFHQGQALVLLDGLDEVTGEDGKNITKQIKQFARSYPQVQVIVTCRTQSQESRFERFDYVEVADFNQAQVRLFAEHWFQAVIGDDSAGITQSQEFLNQLFLEANQAIRDLVITPILLSLTCAVFHQTGKFYSKRSKLYEEGLEILLEQWDKSREIERDEIYRDLSPERKLELLSYLAVKKFEQPQYVLFEQSEIEGYIAEFLGVGLRDSRAVLKTIESQHGLLIERSQKVWSFSHLTFQEYLVAKRFCNQGNWQFLANQITTSHWREVLLTASEITNDPDSLLKLMKIKIDTLLAGNEKFQDYLIWLSTKASSLKFSYSQAALRALCMALNLDEEDFELPYNLGIDLDFNFLPNEPSNDERLISEYAVDRNLRLALHFSSGNRGVESKTFRVPINIILQQIIDNELQYLCPRNFQMENEILQLINKLPDWWINENSFDNVMINKIDDWWQINGDSWINNLRKLMIKHRNFGHNWCFIQEQTDILEKYYNANTLLVECLNSSNVSRETKEQIEQLLLLTIAEIEKRKCETGK; encoded by the coding sequence GTGGCTAATCAAGATCATCTCAGTGAAATTCTTGATCGCATCCTGAAGGGTAATCAAACTGAGGCGGATATTGACCAACTGCTGCGATCGCTCAAAACGGTTAATGGTATCTTACAGTCAGTATCCCAAAATGGTAAGTTCAACAATAATATTGGTCAGATAACTGGGGGAGATATTCAGATTGGCGATCGCATTTATCAAGGTGCGGATGCAGAAATAATTCGAGAAATAATTCGGTCTCTCCTTGAGGAACTAAAAGCAACTGGTCAATTTGTCCCATTTAAAGAGCAGAACCAGCAGTCTGTTGATAAACTGGTGCAACAAGTGCAATCGCGCATTCATGATGATATTCAGCGATTACATGGCACAATGCCGCTATGGGGTGTAGATCACTGGGTTCCTTTAGGTGATTTGTTTGTAGATGTGAACATTCTAGAGGAACTAAGCAGTAGCCGTAAGTCAGAACTCGATGACTTGTGGCAAGATTTTACAACTGGGATAGAGAGGTATTCAGGCGATCGCAGTTTGGATCGCATTGGCTTAGGTAAAGAGCGACAAAGGGTTTCAGGACTAGAGGTACTGGAGAAAAATACGAATCTCATGGTGGTGGGTAAACCAGGTTCAGGGAAAACTACTTATTTGCAACGAATAGTTACCGAGTGCAACGCTGGCAATTTACAAGCGCACCGAATCCCAGCTTTGATTAAATTACGAGAATTTGTAGAAGATGGACGTAAATTTGCCTATTCGCTGGAGCGTTATTTTGAGCAGTGTTGGCAATTATCAAACAAAGAAATTCATTTGATTTTCCATCAAGGTCAAGCATTGGTGTTGCTAGATGGATTAGATGAAGTGACAGGAGAAGATGGTAAAAACATCACCAAGCAAATTAAGCAGTTTGCTCGTTCTTATCCGCAGGTGCAGGTAATTGTGACCTGTCGGACGCAAAGCCAAGAATCGCGGTTTGAGCGGTTTGATTATGTAGAGGTAGCAGATTTTAATCAAGCCCAAGTGCGATTATTTGCAGAGCATTGGTTTCAGGCAGTTATTGGGGATGACTCAGCAGGAATAACACAATCACAGGAGTTTCTCAATCAGCTTTTTCTGGAGGCGAATCAAGCGATTCGGGATTTAGTGATTACACCAATTTTGCTGAGTTTGACTTGTGCTGTGTTTCATCAGACTGGCAAGTTCTACTCAAAGCGTTCCAAGCTTTATGAGGAAGGGTTAGAGATACTACTAGAGCAGTGGGACAAGTCACGAGAGATTGAGCGAGATGAGATTTACCGAGATTTATCACCAGAACGCAAGCTGGAGTTACTTAGTTATCTGGCAGTGAAAAAGTTTGAGCAGCCACAGTATGTTTTATTTGAGCAGTCAGAAATTGAGGGTTACATAGCAGAGTTTTTGGGAGTTGGGCTGCGGGATAGTCGAGCAGTTTTGAAGACGATCGAGTCTCAGCATGGGTTGTTGATTGAGCGAAGCCAGAAAGTTTGGTCGTTTTCACACCTGACGTTTCAAGAGTATTTAGTTGCAAAGAGGTTTTGCAATCAAGGTAATTGGCAATTTCTAGCTAATCAAATTACTACATCTCATTGGCGAGAAGTTTTATTGACAGCGTCCGAAATAACTAATGACCCTGATTCTTTACTTAAATTAATGAAAATTAAAATTGATACTTTACTAGCTGGTAATGAGAAATTTCAGGATTATTTAATATGGCTAAGTACAAAAGCTAGTTCACTCAAATTCTCCTACAGCCAAGCAGCATTACGCGCTCTTTGTATGGCACTTAATCTTGACGAAGAAGATTTTGAACTGCCTTACAATCTTGGGATTGATCTGGATTTTAACTTTTTACCAAATGAACCATCAAACGATGAGCGGTTAATTTCAGAATATGCAGTTGACCGTAATCTTCGTCTTGCTCTACATTTTTCTTCTGGCAATCGAGGTGTTGAATCTAAAACTTTTAGAGTACCTATTAATATCATTCTTCAACAGATAATTGATAACGAACTGCAATATCTCTGCCCCAGAAATTTCCAAATGGAGAATGAAATACTCCAGCTTATAAATAAATTACCTGATTGGTGGATAAATGAAAATAGCTTTGATAATGTGATGATTAATAAAATAGATGATTGGTGGCAAATAAACGGTGACAGTTGGATAAATAACTTGAGAAAATTAATGATAAAACATCGTAATTTCGGTCATAATTGGTGCTTTATACAAGAACAAACTGATATTTTGGAAAAATATTATAATGCCAATACTCTATTAGTAGAGTGTTTAAATAGTTCTAATGTTAGCAGGGAGACAAAGGAACAGATTGAGCAGCTACTATTACTAACGATAGCCGAAATTGAAAAACGCAAATGTGAAACAGGCAAATAG
- a CDS encoding type II toxin-antitoxin system RelE/ParE family toxin, which produces MIVNFKSEETKLIFEGFTSSQYPPNIQKTALRKLLILDAATSINDLRVPPGNRLEKLVGDRSGQYSIRINDQWRICFVWTDENNASEVEIVDYH; this is translated from the coding sequence GTGATTGTTAATTTCAAGTCTGAAGAGACAAAGCTAATTTTTGAAGGCTTTACATCTTCTCAATACCCACCCAATATTCAGAAGACTGCTTTACGAAAACTACTTATCCTTGATGCAGCAACATCAATTAATGACTTACGCGTCCCACCAGGAAATCGCCTAGAAAAGCTAGTTGGCGATAGAAGTGGCCAGTACAGTATTCGGATTAATGACCAATGGCGGATTTGCTTTGTTTGGACAGATGAAAACAATGCTTCGGAAGTTGAAATAGTCGATTACCACTAA
- a CDS encoding AAA domain-containing protein has product MNRASKVEAILNAWLEFMALVDLNNAKIPGNEAVLSGVELDGNLVKINQSNFAEIKRQVSEETGQEDSIWVLSFPQLSTVNQGKSEYYPLFSLDVTSILKGEYQEDGWNLDNLELVEAGENLATFLKLDDEQREQLNSQDGFAQFLKSTFGIEFDTYESWMNQLQLHPYNYNIKRKPYLFKFTGSNFHINLKPDLKNIKSSAKNCLKSKHPAYEYLFGKPQLPAHKVTYTGAFPTHPPTDSQLQALKHSQTEPITAVQGPPGSGKTTLILHVIAQQVVKRALTLLETKEDINNLTVVSSTVNKAVENVIEKLDEYLKEKPLEDKFFYLKGGSKINIKAEGGAKDAIQLAITELLDKQSFDENIYNSLAEETKTIVANLKTQENNYLNLRRQRDADEIQQPQLQRKIQQIELEIESLKITQVQSERKVQELDLYEKLPIDVYKKIQIIFDNAKSNLPESNLPWWRKIILLLTRGTEKQILKKTASKCEEYILKTVDTPFPVKNPKTRSILLEQLSFINTRIERAEELQRVKNKLIEVSENIYILNNKLNSITSELASLEIRLEIKLKNFYDYFHVDYHEENKRLFELSRQLLKQEALRNKEDVKKSLTAYSNFITGTERTRRYFSQNSEKLEENLKAISLIFPVITSTLLSVKNMLPCVTNCVDRIIVDEAGMIPQHQTFPLLFRCRNAIIVGDPLQIEPIINLTNQRRKQYHDSAFIERGLSELDYHLYSPEETELATTYHRAAGVSGEDGDTGQGIKLVEHYRCQPSIIQFCDRIVGYGLQVKTKPVSSLLTTNLVAYHVEGSIDKDNVNTEEEAVVSEVIKHLISQGYSPEDIGVISPFSIHAQALRRNLPKQKELSGLQKEAIGTIHQFQGSQKRVIILSTKVCRPQDNRSCDWLNSKPNLLNVAVSRAEELFILVGNLYRLEKAQGYTRKLVEHIREHGEIFEYKSKDDFPEQRTGATLVLDCDHLDILKTAIDEADEEITIVTPWIRGLHNNSEPERFAREIVSALQRGVKIAVIYGYMGADGIDNNDIKAENHLRKLVPQYPGLTLHSLGKEQYKRSKGTNQRILICDSKFAVVGSWNWLSHLYRDYCIKNRGNTKAQIRQETSIKILESTLISEIKNQVKKYLKF; this is encoded by the coding sequence TTGAATAGAGCCAGCAAAGTAGAAGCCATTCTCAACGCATGGTTAGAATTCATGGCTTTAGTGGATTTGAATAATGCCAAAATTCCAGGTAATGAAGCTGTGTTGAGTGGTGTAGAGCTAGACGGTAATTTGGTAAAAATTAATCAAAGTAATTTTGCTGAAATTAAACGGCAAGTTAGCGAAGAAACTGGTCAAGAAGACAGTATTTGGGTTTTATCTTTTCCTCAACTTTCAACTGTCAACCAGGGGAAATCTGAGTATTATCCTTTGTTTAGCTTAGATGTGACATCCATCCTCAAAGGAGAGTATCAAGAGGATGGATGGAATCTTGACAATTTGGAATTAGTAGAAGCTGGCGAAAACTTAGCAACATTTCTGAAACTTGATGATGAACAGAGAGAGCAGTTAAATAGCCAAGATGGGTTCGCACAGTTTCTCAAAAGTACCTTTGGAATTGAATTTGACACCTATGAAAGCTGGATGAATCAACTACAATTGCATCCATATAATTATAATATTAAGCGCAAGCCTTATTTGTTCAAGTTCACAGGTAGTAACTTTCATATAAATCTCAAACCTGATTTAAAAAATATTAAGTCCAGTGCAAAAAATTGCTTGAAATCTAAGCATCCAGCCTATGAGTATTTATTTGGCAAGCCTCAACTTCCAGCCCACAAGGTAACATATACAGGAGCTTTCCCAACCCATCCACCAACTGACTCTCAACTGCAAGCACTAAAACACTCTCAAACTGAACCCATAACAGCAGTTCAAGGGCCTCCAGGTTCTGGTAAAACTACACTGATTCTTCATGTCATAGCCCAGCAAGTTGTTAAGCGTGCGCTCACATTACTCGAAACCAAGGAAGACATCAATAACTTAACAGTTGTTAGCAGCACAGTAAATAAAGCCGTTGAAAATGTTATTGAAAAACTAGATGAATACTTGAAAGAAAAGCCTTTAGAGGATAAGTTTTTTTATCTAAAAGGAGGAAGTAAGATTAATATTAAAGCAGAGGGAGGCGCTAAAGATGCTATCCAACTTGCTATTACTGAATTACTGGATAAACAAAGCTTTGACGAAAATATATATAATTCCCTGGCAGAAGAAACTAAAACAATAGTAGCCAATTTAAAAACTCAAGAAAATAACTATTTAAACTTACGTCGTCAACGTGATGCAGATGAAATACAGCAACCTCAGCTACAAAGAAAAATTCAACAGATTGAATTAGAAATAGAGAGTTTAAAAATAACCCAAGTTCAGTCTGAGAGAAAAGTTCAGGAACTAGACCTTTATGAAAAGCTGCCAATAGATGTCTACAAAAAAATTCAGATTATTTTCGATAATGCGAAATCAAATCTGCCAGAAAGTAATTTACCTTGGTGGAGAAAAATTATACTTTTGCTAACTCGTGGCACAGAAAAGCAGATTCTAAAGAAAACAGCGTCTAAATGCGAAGAGTACATTTTAAAAACTGTTGACACTCCTTTTCCTGTTAAAAACCCCAAGACTCGCAGTATTCTGCTTGAACAATTGAGTTTTATTAATACAAGAATTGAACGAGCAGAAGAGTTACAAAGAGTAAAAAATAAACTAATTGAAGTTTCTGAAAATATTTATATACTCAATAATAAGCTTAATTCGATAACTTCAGAATTAGCATCACTAGAAATTCGGTTAGAGATTAAATTAAAAAACTTTTATGATTACTTTCATGTTGATTATCATGAAGAAAATAAAAGACTATTTGAATTATCGCGGCAATTACTCAAGCAAGAAGCACTACGCAATAAAGAAGATGTAAAAAAATCTTTAACTGCATATTCAAATTTCATCACAGGTACTGAGAGAACCCGTAGATATTTTTCCCAAAATTCAGAAAAATTAGAAGAGAATCTAAAAGCTATAAGTTTAATATTTCCAGTTATTACCAGCACATTGCTTTCAGTAAAAAATATGCTGCCGTGCGTTACTAACTGCGTTGATAGAATTATTGTAGATGAAGCGGGAATGATACCACAGCATCAGACATTTCCTTTGTTGTTTAGGTGTCGCAACGCCATTATTGTGGGAGATCCACTTCAGATTGAACCGATTATTAATTTAACTAATCAAAGACGCAAGCAGTACCATGACTCAGCCTTTATTGAAAGAGGGCTATCTGAACTTGATTATCATCTTTACAGCCCTGAAGAAACAGAACTAGCTACTACCTATCATCGAGCGGCGGGTGTAAGTGGAGAAGACGGCGATACAGGTCAAGGAATTAAGCTAGTTGAGCATTACCGTTGTCAGCCTAGTATTATTCAATTTTGCGATCGCATCGTAGGATATGGGTTACAAGTAAAGACAAAACCTGTATCATCTCTATTAACAACAAACCTAGTTGCGTACCACGTCGAGGGAAGTATTGATAAGGATAATGTCAATACAGAAGAGGAGGCTGTAGTCAGCGAAGTCATCAAGCATTTGATTAGTCAAGGTTACTCACCAGAAGATATTGGTGTTATTTCTCCATTTAGCATTCATGCTCAAGCTTTGAGGCGTAATTTACCAAAACAAAAAGAACTGTCTGGGTTACAAAAAGAAGCAATTGGGACGATTCATCAATTTCAAGGTTCACAGAAGCGAGTAATAATTTTATCTACAAAAGTATGCAGACCACAAGATAATCGTAGCTGTGATTGGCTCAACTCTAAACCCAATCTGCTCAATGTTGCCGTATCTAGAGCAGAAGAACTGTTTATTTTAGTTGGTAATCTTTATAGGTTAGAAAAAGCTCAAGGTTACACCCGTAAACTTGTAGAACATATTCGAGAGCATGGCGAAATTTTTGAGTACAAATCCAAAGATGACTTTCCTGAACAGAGGACAGGAGCTACCCTTGTTCTTGATTGTGACCATTTAGATATTTTAAAAACAGCTATTGATGAAGCTGACGAAGAAATTACGATTGTTACACCTTGGATTCGTGGTTTACATAATAACTCAGAACCAGAGAGGTTTGCTAGAGAGATAGTATCAGCTTTACAAAGAGGGGTAAAGATAGCAGTAATTTATGGTTATATGGGTGCTGATGGCATTGATAATAATGACATTAAAGCAGAAAATCATTTGAGAAAATTAGTTCCTCAATATCCAGGTTTAACACTACATTCTTTAGGGAAAGAACAATACAAACGAAGTAAAGGTACGAATCAGAGAATTTTAATTTGTGACTCTAAATTTGCTGTCGTTGGTAGTTGGAATTGGCTTTCTCACCTCTACAGAGATTACTGCATTAAGAATCGTGGCAATACAAAAGCTCAGATTAGGCAAGAAACTAGCATAAAAATTTTAGAATCAACTTTAATCTCCGAAATCAAAAACCAAGTGAAAAAATATTTAAAGTTTTAG
- a CDS encoding HigA family addiction module antitoxin, with translation MNNNRLPNIHPGEILKLDFLEPLNITAYRLSKDIGVTQTRISEILSGKRSITADTALRLSHYFGNTAQFWLNLQTQYDLRQALEENSEVYNQISKFLSDDVA, from the coding sequence ATGAATAACAACCGTTTGCCAAACATTCATCCAGGTGAAATCCTAAAACTAGACTTTTTAGAACCGTTGAATATCACAGCTTATCGATTAAGCAAAGATATAGGTGTAACTCAGACACGAATTAGTGAAATTTTATCTGGAAAACGGAGTATTACGGCTGATACAGCTTTGCGTCTATCCCACTATTTTGGCAACACCGCCCAGTTTTGGTTAAATTTACAAACACAATATGATTTACGTCAAGCCCTTGAAGAAAATTCAGAAGTTTATAATCAAATTTCTAAATTTCTGTCTGATGATGTAGCCTAA
- a CDS encoding caspase family protein, translating into MNALFSQGHACIVGVGCDLPNTVDDAVGLANILKDQERCAYSSEQVHLLTKEQANREGILAALDQLAQSTTPDSTVIVYFSGHGYQVSSPIGEAYYLMPFGYDQTKLHKTAISGAEFITKLQAISAKKLLVLLDCCHAGGLGDTSKLGYEAQKAPLPPEAQALFNQGKGRVAIASSQADEKSFAGKPYSAFTLALIEALAGKGTSQKDGYVRVADLAMYAREVVPRRTGDRQHPILNFEQADNFILAYYAGGETEPKGLPFEGEPEIEPEPGAFNQPSTNNSVIQVVTQKNSKYNINTGMGNTVINDSN; encoded by the coding sequence GTGAACGCACTCTTTAGCCAAGGTCATGCCTGTATTGTTGGGGTTGGATGTGATTTACCCAACACCGTAGATGATGCTGTCGGTCTTGCCAATATCCTCAAAGACCAGGAACGCTGCGCTTATTCATCTGAACAGGTACATTTATTGACTAAAGAACAGGCAAACCGAGAGGGAATCCTTGCAGCTTTAGACCAATTAGCTCAATCAACTACACCTGATTCTACGGTAATTGTCTATTTTTCTGGACATGGTTATCAGGTCAGTAGTCCCATAGGTGAAGCGTATTACTTAATGCCTTTTGGCTATGATCAAACCAAACTACATAAAACAGCGATTAGTGGTGCAGAATTTATCACCAAGCTACAGGCGATTTCTGCTAAAAAGCTGTTAGTCTTACTGGATTGTTGCCATGCTGGTGGCTTAGGAGATACATCAAAGTTAGGGTATGAAGCACAAAAAGCACCCCTTCCGCCAGAGGCTCAAGCTTTATTTAATCAAGGGAAAGGACGAGTTGCGATCGCTTCCTCCCAAGCTGATGAAAAATCTTTCGCAGGTAAACCCTACAGTGCTTTTACACTGGCCTTAATTGAAGCTTTAGCAGGTAAAGGAACTTCGCAAAAAGATGGTTATGTGCGGGTTGCAGATTTAGCCATGTATGCGCGTGAAGTCGTACCAAGAAGAACAGGCGATCGCCAGCATCCCATTTTAAATTTCGAGCAGGCTGATAACTTTATTCTGGCATACTACGCAGGTGGTGAAACTGAGCCGAAAGGATTACCCTTTGAAGGTGAACCAGAAATTGAACCTGAACCTGGAGCTTTTAATCAACCAAGTACCAATAATTCGGTGATTCAAGTTGTGACTCAGAAAAATTCAAAATACAACATCAATACTGGTATGGGTAATACAGTGATTAACGACAGCAATTAA